In Nicotiana tabacum cultivar K326 chromosome 19, ASM71507v2, whole genome shotgun sequence, one DNA window encodes the following:
- the LOC142173726 gene encoding uncharacterized protein LOC142173726 has translation MDKEIIAGGSLIQSDLMQLDETDGVSKFDTIDILALESLNSSEPIEVFESERNLIISKTNQREVMAGQVYKDKATLKAVMEQYAIAESYTLLCISEDCEWRFKVSSISKSQMFKVREFNDKHTCSLKDKVSNFTNHKRKYTPKDIIDDVKSDFGVDASYMLAWRAKDKAMNFLIGEPANSYNKLPGYLYTLDMTYPGSHIRMEKLPKNEFLYLYISLYAFIKRFDYCRPIVVVNGSHLKSTYTGTFVSASTLDGHILPLAYGVIDSENDVAWLWFFEQFKVA, from the exons ATGGATAAAGAAATTATAGCTGGAGGAAGTTTAATTCAAAGTGACCTAATGCAACTAGATGAAACAGATGGGGTGAGTAAATTTGATACAATTGATATACTTGCGCTTGAGTCTTTAAACTCAAGTGAACCAATTGAGGTTTTCGAATCGgaaaggaatttgattatttcaaaAACTAATCAAAGAGAGGTCATGGCTGGACAAGTATATAAGGATAAGGCGACATTGAAGGCGGTGATGGAGCAATATGCAATTGCTGAAAG CTATACATTGTTATGTATTTCTGAGGATTGTGAATGGAGATTTAAGGTTTCTAGTATTAGCAAATCACAAATGTTCAAAGTGAGGGAGTTCAATGATAAACATACATGTTCGTTGAAGGATAAAGT GTCCAACTTTACTAATCATAAGAGGAAATACACGCCAAAggatataattgatgatgtgaaatCGGACTTTGGTGTAGATGCTAGTTACATGTTGGCGTGGCGCGCTAAAGATAAGGCAATGAATTTTTTGATAGGTGAACCAGCTAATTCATACAATAAATTACCAGGGTACTTATATACATTGGATATGACATATCCCGGTTCACATATTAGAATGGAAAAACTACCTAAAAATGAGTTCTTGTATTTGTATATATCGTTGTATGCTTTTATAAAGCGGTTCGATTACTGTAGACCCATAGTGGTTGTGAATGGCAGCCACCTAAAATCGACATATACAGGGACATTCGTCTCTGCTAGCACGTTGGATG gacatataTTGCCACTAGCATATGGTGTTATTGATTCAGAGAATGATGTTGCTTGGCTGTGGTTCTTTGAGCAATTTAAGGTAGCTTAG
- the LOC107760946 gene encoding uncharacterized protein LOC107760946, whose translation MAKAYTQDEFDSLVEKVKKADIRVKEYLELAGYDKWARLYEPVNRGWTMTSNIAESINSALVSVRELPIYDFLEEVRKMFGCWNCSNRKEASHMYTTLEKKMPGDPYIE comes from the coding sequence ATGGCAAAAGCATACACTCAGGATGAATTTGACAGTCTAGTGGAAAAGGTGAAGAAGGCAGATATTCGGGTGAAAGAATACTTGGAATTAGCTGGATACGATAAGTGGGCTAGGTTGTATGAACCTGTTAACCGGGGATGGACTATGACGTCAAATATTGCCGAGTCAATTAATTCTGCACTTGTATCTGTAAGAGAATTGCCAATATACGACTTCCTAGAAGAAGTTAGGAAGATGTTTGGATGTTGGAATTGCAGCAATCGAAAAGAAGCTTCACACATGTACACAACGCTTGAAAAAAAAATGCCAGGAGATCCTTACATTGAATAA